The genomic window CAACACACGCAGCAGGTCCATCTGCATCTTCTGCGAAATGTCCCCGATCTCGTCGAAGAAAATCGTCCCCTTGTTGGCCATTTCCAGCTTGCCCTTGCGGGCGAATTGCGCGCCGGTGAAAGCGCCTTTTTCATGGCCGAACAGCTCGCTTTCCAACAAGCCTTCGGGGTAGGCGCCGCAGTTGATCGAAATCAGCGGGAAGTAGCGCCGCCCGCTGTTTTTGTGGATGGCGCGCGCCACCAACTCTTTGCCGGTGCCCGATTCCCCGCGGATCATCACCGTCGCGTCGGTGCCGGCCACCTCGGCCACCATCGTGAGCACCTTCTTCATCGCCGGGGTTTCGCCGACGATCTCCTCGCTCTCGAACAGTTCGTTGACCCGCTCTTTGAGCGCCAGGTTTTCCGACAACAGCCGCATGCGTTCGATGGCGTTGCGCACCAGGTGGCTGAGTTCGTCGGGGTCGATGGGCTTGCAGATATAGTCGAAGGCGCCGTCCTTGAGCGCTTGGATCGCCGTATCCACCGACGCGAACGCCGTGATGATAATGGTGATGATATTGGGCGCGATTTTCTTGATGTGCCGCTGCAACTCGATACCGTCCATGCCCGGCATTTTGATGTCGAGCAGGATGATATCCCAACTCTCGTTTTGCAGCTTCTTCAGCGCCTCGTTGGCGTCGGCGGCGGTATCGACGTGATACCCGTCGGCTTGAAACCAACTGCACAGCGAATCGCGCACCGAGTACTCGTCATCGACGATCAAGATGCTTACGTCCTCGGGATTCATTCCTCGGCTCCTTCGTTAGAAGTTGGCGGTGAGATCGCTTCTTCCGGCGCCACCAGACCGCTCGGGACGGCGTCCGGCCCACCGATCTCAAACTTTTCGGTGGGTCCGCTGCGCGGCAGCGTGATCACAAACGTGGTGCCTTCGCCCACACGGGATCTCACCACGATGTCGCCGTCGTGCGATTTCACGATTCCGTACACGACCGAGAGCCCCATACCGATGTTCTTCTTCGTGTCTTTGGCGGAGAAGAAGGGCTCGAAAATGCGGGGCAGCACGTGTTCCGGGATACCCTTGCCGGTGTCGACCACCCGCATGGTCACCGCGGCCTTGGCGTCGAAGTCGACTTCGATGGTCAGCTTTCCGCCTTTGGGCATGGCGTCCAGGGCGTTGACTATCAGCGCGACGAGCATTTGCTGCAAGCCGCTGGCATCGCAATAGATCTTGTCGTCGCCGTGGCGAACGATTTCCTTGGTCAAGGCGACGCTTTTCATGTCGGCGGTGTGTTTGATCAGGGCGATGCTCTTATCGATGATCGCCGAAACGCTTTCCCACCGGAACTCGCCGAACGATGACTTCGAAAACATCAGCAGGTTCTTGACGATCTCGCCGCAGCGCTTCACCTCCCCGGCCGAAAGGTCGAGATACTGGTGAATCTTCTCGCCCTGGGTGGGCGGCGTTTCCTCGCGACCCAGCAGCTTCATGGTGAGCTTCAAGTAGCTCAGCACGCCGGATAGCGGGTTGTTGAGTTCGTGGGCGACCATCGCCGAGAGCTTGCCCAGCGACGCCATTTTTTCGGAAATCAACACGCTTTCGTGCGCCTTTTCCAACTCCTCGGTACGCTCGAGCACTTTTTGCTCCAGCGTGCGGCTCCATTCCAGAAGCGATTCCCGCGCCTCGGAAACCCGCTGCACCATCAGGCGGAACGACTTGGCCATCTGGCCGATTTCGTCGTCGGACGCG from Candidatus Lernaella stagnicola includes these protein-coding regions:
- a CDS encoding sigma-54 dependent transcriptional regulator: MNPEDVSILIVDDEYSVRDSLCSWFQADGYHVDTAADANEALKKLQNESWDIILLDIKMPGMDGIELQRHIKKIAPNIITIIITAFASVDTAIQALKDGAFDYICKPIDPDELSHLVRNAIERMRLLSENLALKERVNELFESEEIVGETPAMKKVLTMVAEVAGTDATVMIRGESGTGKELVARAIHKNSGRRYFPLISINCGAYPEGLLESELFGHEKGAFTGAQFARKGKLEMANKGTIFFDEIGDISQKMQMDLLRVLETKTFFRLGGSQEISTDFRVISATNRNLETMVKEGTFREDLYYRLNVFSIVLPPIRDRRADIPLLAHYLLKKYSMSMSKQFEDFTPAAMEKLMRHSWPGNVRELRNAIERAMVVAKSLTIDAGDFVFNIESDVPEDPPENADLRSLRDMEREHITEALERLDWNISKAAEVLGIDRVTLYNKIKKYGLRGDEDE
- a CDS encoding ATP-binding protein, with the translated sequence MGWKRVVYAQRRRINMTEEKGRKKILGLPRGRFGQKLTLMFLLVSLLPIIGFAAWSLRDLRQVSLRSAESELERIIKMIALACEAQEALDRIRETSVAQVDTQTGASPAWQEGDRFLTLRELIRSIQVGDTGYAYVLDSKGVFQVHPQLERMNLFKLDTGISELLKIRDRTGGMQPGAVKTLRYPWPDEHGTPRGKIAKFGYFKPYDWIIVVAVFEDEILAPFYADLWFLVIFLLVTVFAVAVFALIVSRYLMRPIKQLTGATTAIAEGDFSVELPTASDDEIGQMAKSFRLMVQRVSEARESLLEWSRTLEQKVLERTEELEKAHESVLISEKMASLGKLSAMVAHELNNPLSGVLSYLKLTMKLLGREETPPTQGEKIHQYLDLSAGEVKRCGEIVKNLLMFSKSSFGEFRWESVSAIIDKSIALIKHTADMKSVALTKEIVRHGDDKIYCDASGLQQMLVALIVNALDAMPKGGKLTIEVDFDAKAAVTMRVVDTGKGIPEHVLPRIFEPFFSAKDTKKNIGMGLSVVYGIVKSHDGDIVVRSRVGEGTTFVITLPRSGPTEKFEIGGPDAVPSGLVAPEEAISPPTSNEGAEE